The genomic DNA ccagTATCTGACGACGAGTCGCTCGCGTCGTCCGAATCGGCGCTCCCGTTTGCgccggtcgtcgagcttgcgcacaTGGTGCCTGCgtccgcgcggccgccgccgcagctgcCCAGACAGGACGACCTTCAAGTGGACCGCTACGGTTTTGTCTACGAAGCTGAAACGGGCACGGCGATGcccgacctcgacgcgtacgACGCGAACCAAGCCGACCGCAAGAATGTGTGGGACGAGTACCTTGCACAGCACAcagccggcgccgacgaccacTGGCAAGCGCTCTTTCTGTActtgcgccgcctcgaccaAAGCACCGCGTCAGGACGGCATGCATGGCGCCAGTTCCAGCGGCTGTGCCACGACGGCATCCCGATGCTCTACCGCCCTGCGGTATGGAGCAACTGCGTGCGTGCccacgagctcgccgagccgggGCGCTACTCCGAGCTGGTGGAaagcgcgtcgcacgccaCGCTTGACCGCCAGATTTGCCTCGACGTGCGACGCACCATGCCGACAAACCTCTTTTTCGGCGGCCAAGGCCCTGGTGTTAGaaagctgcagcgcctcctcgaggcgcacagCATGTACAAGCCGACGCAAGGCTACTGCCAAGGGATGAACAATCTCGCGGCGATCCTTCTCCTTACCTATACCCACGAAGAGGACGCGTTCTGGGCAATGGCTGGCCTCATCGAGACGACGCTGCCGCCAAACTTTTACGCGTCCGACATGCTCGTGCCCCGTGCGGACCAACGTGTGCTACTGAGTTATGTACGCAGTGGCCTGCCTCGTGTCTATGCGCAtgtccaggcgctgcatgtcgagctcgcggcggtgaCCTATGCGTGGTTCCTGTCGCTGTTCACCGCGTGTCTGCCTACCGCGACGCTCTTTCGTGTGTGGGACATGCTGCTCGTGGACggcagcacggcgctctTTCGCGTCGCCTATGCCATtctcgcgcgtgcggcgcccgctctgctcgccgcggcctcggcctcggccgtatacgacgtgctgcgcgagacggcCGCGCATGCAAccgatgccgaggcgcttgtgCAGGCCTGTGTTg from Malassezia japonica chromosome 1, complete sequence includes the following:
- a CDS encoding uncharacterized protein (EggNog:ENOG503NVMA; COG:U), encoding MSHARRALTASHPLLSEGGWEGDVPKAQEGASKDAFLEGRSEESEDAALGVLESILGDDAKAWRVLRTLPHAEEDAREAVDTLAKIVYALVEQVQGPRAPSADHLPTSLQEAMRDEWDLGQGTSAQSSPKVDSLASEPIEQDAVAWLASLANQHTLDTSTTNTTQSAPIEDEAPVSDDESLASSESALPFAPVVELAHMVPASARPPPQLPRQDDLQVDRYGFVYEAETGTAMPDLDAYDANQADRKNVWDEYLAQHTAGADDHWQALFLYLRRLDQSTASGRHAWRQFQRLCHDGIPMLYRPAVWSNCVRAHELAEPGRYSELVESASHATLDRQICLDVRRTMPTNLFFGGQGPGVRKLQRLLEAHSMYKPTQGYCQGMNNLAAILLLTYTHEEDAFWAMAGLIETTLPPNFYASDMLVPRADQRVLLSYVRSGLPRVYAHVQALHVELAAVTYAWFLSLFTACLPTATLFRVWDMLLVDGSTALFRVAYAILARAAPALLAAASASAVYDVLRETAAHATDAEALVQACVGLRASIRAADIASRRTRILTRTSPI